One Lusitaniella coriacea LEGE 07157 genomic window carries:
- a CDS encoding aspartate aminotransferase, producing the protein MNPNWIAPAQRLSKLPPYVFARLDELKARAREQGLDLIDLGMGNPDGSAPQPVIDAAIAALANPKNHGYPPFEGTASFRRAIANWYNHSYGVRLDPDSEALPLLGSKEGLSHLALAYVNPGDVVLVPSPSYPAHFRGPLIAGGTIHPIHLKAEQDWLIDLGTIPDEVAQRAKILYFNYPNNPTTATAPREFFEEIVAFARRWEILLVHDLCYAELAFDGYQPTSLLEIPGAKEIGVEFHTLSKTYNMAGWRVGFVVGNSQVIQGLRTLKTNLDYGIFAAIQTAAETALQLPDLYVKQVQERYRTRRDFLIEGLAELGWNIPKSKATMYLWIPCPVGMTSTDFALDVLQNTGVVLTPGNAFGTAGEGYVRVSLIAERDRLGEALSRLKRAGVRYQPGTVMSQI; encoded by the coding sequence ATGAACCCCAATTGGATTGCCCCCGCTCAACGCCTCAGCAAGCTCCCGCCTTATGTTTTTGCCCGTTTGGATGAATTGAAAGCCCGTGCCAGAGAGCAAGGGTTAGATTTAATTGATTTAGGAATGGGCAATCCCGACGGTTCTGCGCCACAACCTGTTATTGATGCGGCAATTGCTGCCCTGGCGAACCCAAAAAATCATGGTTACCCGCCTTTTGAAGGAACCGCAAGCTTTCGTCGCGCGATCGCGAACTGGTATAACCATTCCTATGGCGTTAGACTCGACCCCGACAGCGAAGCCTTACCCCTACTGGGTTCAAAAGAAGGATTAAGTCACCTCGCCCTGGCATACGTCAATCCCGGAGATGTCGTCCTCGTTCCCAGTCCCTCCTATCCCGCACACTTTCGGGGTCCCTTAATCGCTGGAGGAACGATTCACCCCATTCATCTCAAAGCCGAACAAGACTGGTTAATCGATTTGGGAACCATTCCCGATGAAGTCGCCCAACGCGCCAAAATTCTCTACTTCAACTATCCCAATAATCCCACCACCGCCACCGCCCCGCGAGAGTTCTTTGAAGAAATTGTCGCCTTCGCACGCCGTTGGGAAATCCTCCTCGTTCACGACTTGTGTTACGCCGAACTTGCCTTTGATGGCTACCAACCCACCAGCTTGCTGGAAATTCCCGGTGCAAAAGAAATTGGCGTTGAATTCCACACCCTCTCTAAAACCTACAATATGGCAGGATGGCGCGTGGGATTTGTGGTGGGAAATTCTCAGGTGATTCAAGGATTGCGCACCCTGAAAACCAATCTCGATTATGGGATCTTCGCCGCAATTCAAACCGCCGCAGAAACCGCATTGCAATTACCGGATCTTTATGTCAAACAGGTGCAAGAACGCTATCGCACTCGTCGAGATTTTCTCATTGAAGGGTTAGCGGAGTTGGGTTGGAACATTCCTAAATCCAAAGCAACCATGTATTTGTGGATTCCCTGTCCTGTGGGGATGACTTCAACGGATTTTGCCCTCGATGTGCTGCAAAATACTGGGGTGGTGCTTACGCCGGGAAATGCCTTCGGTACGGCGGGAGAGGGGTATGTTCGTGTTAGTTTAATTGCAGAGCGCGATCGCTTGGGAGAAGCCCTAAGTCGCTTAAAACGTGCTGGCGTTCGCTATCAACCGGGAACAGTCATGTCTCAAATTTAA